In Asanoa sp. WMMD1127, one genomic interval encodes:
- a CDS encoding choice-of-anchor M domain-containing protein — translation MAIGATPAAAAEKVVLSQGHTDAVDVHYENGALSLKVHDDTVEPSVVRDPADVTFQALPTSAVQVPDIPQYGFLGAPGATVWLLPQVQDPNLLWPGWNTTTLPGGVFAGDSVKLSLVDVDGPGDVWVFMSDAIGMPLHKFRTDDGLPDALDVPVHTHAHANWAFSATGAYTLKFQADATLTDGTKLSSGPVDYTFLVGDGTDPALQLDIYGLEDSYRPGQQVNLVAMTDVETDLDHFHWFSKCPGAPDFAVVSGELTFSYQFTATAELDGCQYKAVLYDDDHQAVAEADPVTLVVKEEGNPGDPASSQSITATIRETDGALVLSVDPNNRTVSLPPATVGASGDRLETSGALRPVTVTDTRAARPGWNASGSVSDFVASAGGGFAGRYLGWTPRVLAQAEGQGVVAGPVAAPGFTAGNGIAGGAVLGSAPVGSGRGTAQLGAELRLELPSETAAGQYAATLTLTAI, via the coding sequence ATGGCGATTGGTGCGACTCCGGCCGCCGCCGCGGAGAAGGTGGTCCTGTCGCAGGGCCATACCGACGCGGTGGACGTCCACTACGAGAACGGGGCTCTGAGCCTCAAGGTGCACGACGACACCGTCGAGCCTTCGGTCGTCCGTGACCCGGCGGACGTCACGTTCCAGGCCCTGCCGACGTCCGCCGTGCAGGTGCCCGACATCCCGCAGTACGGCTTCCTGGGTGCGCCCGGCGCCACCGTCTGGCTCCTGCCCCAGGTGCAGGACCCCAACCTGCTCTGGCCGGGCTGGAACACCACGACGCTGCCGGGCGGGGTGTTCGCCGGCGACTCGGTCAAGCTCAGCCTCGTCGACGTCGACGGGCCCGGCGACGTGTGGGTGTTCATGTCCGACGCCATCGGGATGCCGCTGCACAAGTTCCGCACCGACGACGGCCTACCCGACGCCTTGGACGTCCCGGTGCACACCCACGCCCATGCGAACTGGGCGTTCAGCGCTACCGGCGCCTACACCCTGAAGTTCCAGGCCGATGCGACGCTCACCGACGGCACGAAGCTGTCGTCCGGTCCGGTCGACTACACGTTCCTCGTCGGAGACGGGACCGATCCGGCGCTCCAGCTCGACATCTACGGCCTGGAGGACAGCTACCGGCCGGGACAGCAGGTCAACCTCGTCGCGATGACCGACGTGGAGACCGACCTGGACCACTTCCACTGGTTCAGCAAGTGCCCCGGTGCGCCGGACTTCGCGGTCGTGTCCGGCGAGCTCACCTTCTCCTACCAGTTCACCGCGACCGCGGAGCTGGACGGCTGCCAGTACAAGGCCGTCCTTTACGACGACGACCACCAGGCGGTGGCCGAAGCCGACCCGGTCACGCTCGTCGTCAAGGAGGAGGGCAACCCTGGGGACCCGGCCTCCAGCCAGTCGATCACCGCGACGATCAGGGAGACGGACGGTGCGTTGGTCCTCAGTGTGGATCCCAACAACCGCACGGTGAGCCTGCCGCCGGCCACCGTCGGTGCCAGCGGTGACCGGTTGGAGACCTCGGGGGCGCTGCGCCCGGTGACGGTGACCGACACGAGGGCGGCCCGGCCGGGCTGGAACGCATCCGGCTCGGTGTCCGACTTCGTCGCGTCGGCCGGCGGCGGTTTCGCCGGCAGATACCTGGGCTGGACCCCGCGCGTGCTCGCCCAGGCCGAAGGACAGGGTGTCGTCGCCGGTCCAGTGGCGGCGCCGGGCTTCACCGCCGGCAACGGCATCGCGGGTGGGGCCGTGCTGGGTTCGGCGCCGGTCGGCAGCGGCCGCGGCACGGCACAGCTGGGCGCCGAGTTGCGGCTCGAGCTGCCGAGCGAGACCGCGGCCGGCCAGTACGCCGCGACGCTGACGCTGACCGCCATCTGA
- a CDS encoding anchored repeat-type ABC transporter permease subunit, which produces MSPVDFLHDLVNPDLSFLPKALVIAVVAAIVCGVVGTYVVLRGMAFIGDAVAHAVFPGLAVAFVVSGNLVLGGTVAGVVTAILVAVFAQNRRLKEDSVIGVFFVSAFALGIVVISRAPGYAGSLQQFLFGSITGIPDRDVYVVVLTGLGVILAVLLLHKEFVAVTLDREMARATGLRTFWLDIALYVLVTLAVVISVQTIGNILVLALLVTPAATARLLTDRLGVMMVLAPALGGLSALIGLYLSWSWDLPVGGTIVLVLTAAFLVAWVFAPRHGLIAARLSAT; this is translated from the coding sequence ATGTCTCCCGTCGACTTTCTGCACGACCTGGTCAACCCTGACCTGTCCTTTCTCCCGAAGGCATTGGTGATCGCGGTCGTGGCCGCGATCGTGTGCGGTGTCGTGGGCACCTACGTGGTCCTGCGCGGCATGGCGTTCATCGGCGACGCGGTCGCCCACGCCGTGTTCCCTGGGCTGGCGGTGGCGTTCGTCGTGTCCGGCAACCTCGTGCTGGGCGGCACGGTCGCCGGCGTCGTCACCGCGATCCTGGTCGCGGTCTTCGCGCAGAACCGGCGGCTCAAAGAGGACTCCGTCATCGGCGTGTTCTTCGTCTCGGCGTTCGCGCTGGGCATCGTCGTCATCTCGCGGGCGCCCGGCTACGCCGGATCCCTGCAGCAGTTCCTCTTCGGCTCGATCACCGGCATCCCCGACCGGGACGTCTACGTGGTGGTTCTCACCGGCCTGGGCGTCATCCTCGCCGTGCTTTTGCTGCACAAGGAGTTCGTGGCCGTCACCCTCGACCGCGAGATGGCCAGAGCAACCGGTCTGCGTACGTTCTGGCTCGACATCGCCCTGTACGTGCTGGTCACCCTGGCCGTGGTCATCTCGGTGCAGACCATCGGCAACATCCTGGTGCTCGCGCTGCTGGTCACACCGGCCGCGACCGCCAGGCTCCTGACTGACCGGCTCGGCGTGATGATGGTGCTCGCGCCGGCGCTGGGCGGCCTGTCAGCGCTGATCGGACTCTACCTCTCCTGGTCGTGGGACCTTCCGGTCGGCGGCACGATCGTCCTCGTCCTCACCGCGGCGTTCCTGGTCGCCTGGGTCTTCGCTCCTCGGCACGGCCTGATCGCCGCACGCCTGTCGGCGACCTGA
- a CDS encoding anchored repeat-type ABC transporter ATP-binding subunit, which produces MSAVLSLDHVDVDLGRRPVLRDVDLHVADRELVGLVGPNGAGKTTLLRAVLGLVRTRAGRITVAGLPARPGRSPIGYVPQRHAFTWDFPVSVQDAVMTGLARRIGLFRRPNVAHWRAVGEALERVRMTDLRRRPVAELSGGQRQRVLVARALVLRPRVLLLDEPFTGLDMPTQEVLGELFTALAQENAVVMATHDLASAMHTCDRLALLNRTVVAFGRPDDLRDARVWMDAFGVSERSPLLASIGIDSRAPVERGA; this is translated from the coding sequence GTGAGCGCCGTCCTCTCTCTCGACCATGTCGATGTCGACCTCGGCCGCAGGCCCGTTCTGCGCGACGTCGACCTCCACGTCGCGGACCGCGAGCTGGTCGGCCTCGTCGGACCGAACGGCGCGGGCAAGACGACGCTGTTGCGAGCGGTGCTGGGGCTGGTGCGCACGAGGGCGGGCCGGATCACGGTGGCCGGGCTACCGGCCCGCCCTGGCCGCTCACCGATCGGCTACGTGCCACAGCGCCATGCGTTCACCTGGGACTTCCCGGTCTCCGTCCAGGACGCGGTGATGACCGGCCTGGCACGGCGCATCGGCCTCTTCCGCCGCCCGAACGTGGCGCACTGGCGTGCGGTCGGCGAGGCCCTCGAGCGGGTACGGATGACGGACCTGCGCCGACGGCCGGTCGCGGAGCTGTCGGGTGGCCAACGGCAGCGGGTCCTGGTGGCCAGGGCCCTGGTGCTACGCCCGCGGGTCCTGCTGCTCGACGAACCGTTCACCGGCCTCGACATGCCCACCCAGGAGGTACTCGGCGAGCTGTTCACCGCCCTGGCACAGGAGAACGCGGTCGTCATGGCCACCCACGACCTGGCGTCCGCGATGCACACCTGCGATCGCCTGGCTCTGCTCAACCGCACAGTGGTCGCCTTCGGCCGGCCCGACGACCTGCGCGACGCTCGCGTGTGGATGGACGCCTTCGGCGTGAGCGAGCGCAGCCCGCTGCTGGCCAGCATCGGGATCGACAGCCGGGCGCCCGTCGAGCGAGGAGCGTGA
- a CDS encoding choice-of-anchor M domain-containing protein gives MRTLGVLAVIALALAPSPSPDDLDQRVAADQAVTAGRAELGAGHVDIGPRYHDGEWTVLVHDDTVVPPVWRSPRDAVIRVPDAAVQKVPDDPAYAFLDQEPGTPVHVIPQTQDPDVVWVGWNTQDPGVMDAVARGVTMSLLGVQGPGDLTVFLQSGSLGAPDVLWNSRQPYPQPVWVETNTHTHANWVFARPGVYLATVEFAAELAGGETVTAREVLRFAVGDRTTADAAFAAAFTNPLPSAVAPDSETDPPERGPSVLTAGVAVAAAAVAAGLVWVGWRGRRVRRRAEREQQP, from the coding sequence ATGAGAACACTCGGCGTCCTGGCCGTGATCGCCCTCGCCCTCGCGCCGTCGCCGTCCCCCGACGACCTCGACCAGCGGGTCGCGGCCGACCAGGCTGTGACCGCGGGGCGGGCGGAGTTGGGCGCCGGTCACGTCGACATCGGCCCGCGCTACCACGACGGAGAGTGGACTGTCCTCGTGCACGACGACACGGTCGTCCCGCCCGTGTGGCGGTCGCCGCGCGATGCGGTGATCCGCGTGCCGGACGCGGCGGTCCAGAAAGTGCCCGACGATCCGGCGTACGCGTTCCTCGACCAGGAGCCGGGCACGCCGGTGCACGTGATCCCGCAGACGCAGGACCCGGACGTCGTCTGGGTGGGCTGGAACACGCAGGACCCCGGGGTCATGGACGCCGTCGCCCGGGGTGTGACGATGAGCCTCCTGGGCGTCCAGGGCCCCGGCGACCTGACGGTGTTCCTGCAGTCCGGCAGCCTCGGCGCCCCGGACGTGCTGTGGAACAGCCGGCAGCCGTACCCGCAGCCGGTCTGGGTCGAGACCAACACACACACGCACGCCAACTGGGTGTTCGCCCGCCCGGGTGTCTATCTCGCGACCGTCGAGTTCGCCGCGGAGCTGGCGGGCGGCGAGACGGTCACCGCGCGCGAGGTGCTCAGGTTCGCGGTTGGGGATCGGACCACTGCCGACGCCGCCTTCGCCGCGGCGTTCACCAACCCGTTGCCGTCCGCCGTCGCGCCGGACAGTGAAACCGACCCACCGGAGCGCGGTCCATCCGTGCTGACCGCCGGGGTGGCCGTCGCCGCCGCCGCTGTCGCAGCGGGGCTCGTCTGGGTCGGTTGGCGAGGCCGGCGCGTCCGGCGACGCGCGGAGCGGGAACAGCAGCCGTGA